One genomic segment of Emcibacter sp. SYSU 3D8 includes these proteins:
- a CDS encoding glycosyltransferase family 4 protein, with product MGRIVAVNRYYWPDHSATSQLLTDLLEHLAAGGQDTLAITSRQRYDQPDAALAASDSHGGVAIRRLWSTRFGRTSMAGRAADYLSFYASALFTLLFTVRRGDTILALTDPPLLSVLAGAVAAVKRARLINWCQDLFPEIAERLDVPMVRGAVARALLSARNASFRAAHANVVLCDNMANHLLTQRVPAERTIIVHNWADSDIRPVSRETNPLRLEWELGDRFVIGYSGNLGRAHDHDALLDLMSRLRGHDDIAFLFIGGGAGLDRLKVMAAEVRLSNVQFRAYQPRERLSESLSVPDVHLVSLREEMEGLIMPSKIYGILAAGRPTLFLGSAGGSIQRIVDSFGAGVPAMGTDTASAAAWIVANKGDRALLAKMGGGARRAYETEFNRAISLGQFERVFSPSVMSLPA from the coding sequence ATGGGGCGGATCGTCGCGGTCAACCGCTATTACTGGCCGGACCATTCCGCCACCAGCCAGCTGCTGACCGACCTGCTGGAGCATCTGGCAGCGGGCGGGCAGGATACGCTGGCGATTACCAGCCGGCAACGCTACGACCAGCCCGACGCCGCGCTCGCCGCATCCGACTCCCATGGCGGCGTCGCCATCCGCCGGCTATGGAGCACCCGCTTCGGACGCACCAGCATGGCCGGACGCGCCGCCGACTATCTGAGCTTCTACGCATCAGCCCTGTTTACGTTGCTGTTCACGGTTCGCCGCGGAGACACGATCCTGGCGCTGACCGATCCGCCGTTGCTGTCCGTCTTGGCCGGCGCCGTGGCTGCGGTCAAGCGGGCGCGGCTGATCAACTGGTGCCAGGACCTGTTTCCCGAGATCGCCGAGCGGCTGGACGTGCCCATGGTCCGCGGCGCGGTAGCCCGCGCACTGCTCTCCGCCCGCAATGCCTCGTTCCGCGCGGCCCACGCCAATGTGGTGCTGTGCGACAACATGGCGAACCACTTGCTGACCCAGCGCGTGCCGGCCGAACGCACGATCATCGTCCACAACTGGGCCGACAGCGACATCCGGCCAGTGAGCCGCGAGACAAATCCGTTGCGCCTGGAATGGGAGCTGGGCGACCGGTTCGTGATCGGCTATTCGGGCAATCTGGGACGGGCGCACGACCATGACGCGTTGCTCGACCTGATGTCGCGCCTGCGCGGCCATGACGACATCGCCTTCCTGTTCATCGGCGGCGGCGCCGGTCTCGACCGGCTGAAGGTCATGGCGGCAGAAGTCAGGCTTTCCAACGTACAGTTCCGCGCCTATCAGCCGCGCGAACGCCTGTCCGAGAGCCTGTCGGTTCCGGATGTTCACCTGGTGAGCCTGCGCGAGGAGATGGAAGGGCTGATCATGCCCAGCAAGATCTATGGCATTCTCGCGGCGGGGCGGCCGACGCTGTTCCTGGGTTCGGCCGGGGGCAGCATCCAGCGCATCGTCGACAGCTTCGGCGCAGGCGTCCCGGCGATGGGCACCGACACCGCCTCGGCCGCCGCATGGATCGTCGCCAACAAGGGCGACCGCGCCTTGCTGGCGAAAATGGGCGGCGGCGCGAGGCGCGCCTACGAAACCGAATTCAACCGGGCCATCAGCCTGGGCCAGTTCGAGAGAGTCTTCAGCCCGTCGGTAATGTCGCTGCCCGCCTAG
- a CDS encoding MraY family glycosyltransferase, whose protein sequence is MDKPDGARKLHTAPTPLVGGIGLFLALCAGVALQAAVFGSTPPASVAIAAVSGVFFLLGFMDDRRHINPWLRLAVGIVGAGAAAIAVPSLRVGALWFPDLGFTIPLGMAAVPFTVFCVLCLKHGSNLSDGLNGLFLGMCILWLLLLAPWMVPETSVLLLPTAGALAVLLVANLKGRLFTGDSGAYMMSSLIGFAAIEAYASHRGGMPALYLGACFLIPVLDMGRVMAVRIRRGTGAFTPGRDHLHHYLKDWTGSSNRAVAVYLALCSIPALHAYLDAPLVMVMALQVVAYAATLSVNRARGPEMHQPARGDPQKPAFGGGSFKHSPKPYQNRE, encoded by the coding sequence ATGGACAAGCCTGACGGCGCCCGCAAGCTGCACACCGCGCCGACCCCACTGGTTGGCGGCATCGGGCTCTTCCTGGCGCTGTGTGCAGGCGTCGCGCTGCAAGCCGCCGTCTTTGGCTCGACGCCGCCCGCCAGCGTTGCCATCGCTGCGGTTTCCGGCGTGTTTTTCCTGCTCGGATTCATGGACGACCGCCGGCACATCAACCCGTGGCTGCGTCTGGCTGTCGGCATCGTGGGGGCCGGCGCCGCCGCCATCGCCGTGCCCAGCCTGCGGGTGGGCGCGCTGTGGTTTCCCGACCTGGGATTCACTATTCCGCTGGGCATGGCCGCCGTGCCCTTCACCGTGTTCTGCGTGCTGTGCCTGAAGCACGGATCGAACCTGTCCGATGGCCTCAACGGCCTGTTCCTGGGCATGTGCATCCTCTGGCTCCTATTGCTGGCGCCGTGGATGGTGCCGGAAACCAGCGTGCTGTTGCTCCCGACCGCCGGCGCGCTCGCCGTACTGCTGGTCGCCAATCTGAAAGGCCGGCTGTTCACTGGCGATTCCGGCGCCTACATGATGTCGTCGCTGATCGGATTCGCCGCGATCGAGGCCTATGCCAGTCACCGCGGCGGCATGCCGGCGCTCTATCTCGGCGCGTGCTTTCTCATTCCCGTGCTGGACATGGGCAGGGTGATGGCGGTGCGCATCAGGCGCGGCACCGGCGCCTTCACGCCCGGACGCGACCATTTGCACCATTATCTGAAGGACTGGACCGGCAGCTCGAACCGGGCCGTCGCGGTCTATCTGGCGCTATGCTCCATTCCGGCGCTGCACGCCTATCTGGACGCGCCGCTGGTGATGGTGATGGCGCTGCAGGTAGTGGCCTATGCCGCCACGCTGTCGGTCAACCGGGCCCGCGGGCCGGAAATGCACCAGCCCGCTCGCGGCGATCCGCAGAAACCGGCCTTTGGCGGCGGCAGCTTCAAGCACAGCCCGAAACCCTACCAGAACCGCGAGTAG
- a CDS encoding methyltransferase domain-containing protein, which produces MNTLVQRVLGTGYGRASRFHDGNNRFMGVGQLRHLPASVGMKVASRLIGSHLRLPGWPYPAVQAIERLVQPDWRVLEFGSGWSTLWLADRCAETVSIESSPVWAAFVQRKSESCRGKVQVIQRELEDYPDTAGFADASFDLCVVDGLCRHDCIENAMRVIRPGGYLYLDNSESGSDGLVYQDGGRQAVQRMVRDTARDTGGELREYRGLIIGEVFAGGGLLMRKGGN; this is translated from the coding sequence ATGAATACCTTGGTGCAGCGCGTGTTGGGCACCGGCTATGGCCGGGCCAGCCGGTTCCACGACGGGAACAATCGCTTCATGGGTGTTGGCCAACTCCGGCATCTTCCTGCGTCCGTGGGCATGAAGGTTGCGAGCCGGCTGATCGGGAGCCACCTGCGGCTCCCTGGATGGCCCTATCCGGCGGTACAGGCGATAGAGCGGTTGGTGCAGCCCGACTGGAGAGTGCTGGAATTCGGTTCGGGATGGTCGACATTGTGGCTCGCCGATCGCTGTGCCGAGACGGTCAGCATCGAGAGCAGCCCGGTATGGGCCGCGTTCGTGCAACGCAAGTCCGAATCCTGCCGCGGCAAGGTGCAGGTCATCCAGCGCGAGTTGGAAGATTACCCGGACACCGCCGGCTTCGCCGACGCAAGTTTCGACCTGTGCGTGGTCGACGGGCTTTGCCGCCATGATTGTATCGAGAACGCCATGCGGGTGATCCGGCCAGGCGGCTATCTCTACCTGGACAATTCGGAATCGGGCAGCGACGGCCTGGTCTACCAGGATGGCGGCAGGCAGGCCGTACAGCGGATGGTGCGCGACACCGCGCGCGATACCGGCGGCGAACTCAGGGAATATCGGGGTCTGATCATTGGCGAGGTGTTCGCCGGCGGCGGTCTGCTGATGCGCAAGGGCGGCAACTGA
- a CDS encoding sigma-70 family RNA polymerase sigma factor encodes MTARLDESTADFESHRRRLTGLAYRMLGSLSEAEDIVQEAWLRWHGTDRAALREPAAWLSRVVTRLCLDQMKSARARRETYVGPWLPEPVLGEAALAPDAASERAEDISVAFLLALERLSPLERAAFLLHDVFEMDFADVARTLDREEPACRQLASRARTHLKSARTRFAVPQEEGERLVRAFLVAAGNGDTDAFARLLTADAALHSDGGGKRLAALNVINGRDRVARFFIGITRKGHWPSWRIRPESVNGMPGLVMTDPDGEVQTVAFQIADGAISAIYIVRNPDKLRHLA; translated from the coding sequence GGCTCGACGAATCCACCGCCGATTTCGAGTCCCACAGGCGCCGGCTGACCGGCCTTGCCTACCGCATGCTCGGCTCGCTATCCGAGGCCGAGGATATCGTGCAGGAGGCTTGGCTGCGCTGGCACGGCACCGACCGGGCGGCGCTGCGCGAGCCGGCGGCGTGGTTGTCCCGGGTCGTCACCCGGCTTTGCCTGGACCAGATGAAGTCGGCGCGGGCGCGGCGCGAGACCTATGTGGGCCCCTGGCTGCCCGAGCCGGTACTGGGCGAAGCCGCGCTCGCGCCCGACGCCGCCAGCGAACGGGCCGAGGACATTTCCGTTGCGTTCCTGCTGGCGCTCGAGCGGCTGTCGCCACTGGAGCGCGCCGCGTTCCTGCTGCACGACGTGTTCGAGATGGATTTCGCCGACGTGGCGCGGACGCTCGATCGCGAAGAGCCCGCCTGCCGCCAGCTGGCCTCGCGCGCCCGGACGCACCTGAAGTCGGCCCGCACCCGCTTTGCCGTGCCGCAGGAAGAAGGCGAACGGCTGGTACGGGCCTTTCTCGTCGCGGCGGGCAATGGCGACACGGACGCCTTCGCGCGGCTTCTGACGGCGGATGCCGCGCTGCATTCGGACGGCGGCGGCAAGCGTCTTGCGGCGCTCAATGTCATCAACGGCCGCGACCGGGTGGCGCGTTTCTTTATTGGCATCACCCGCAAGGGACACTGGCCCTCCTGGCGAATCCGGCCGGAGTCGGTCAACGGCATGCCGGGGCTGGTGATGACCGATCCCGACGGCGAGGTCCAGACGGTCGCCTTCCAGATCGCGGACGGCGCGATCAGCGCGATCTATATCGTGCGCAATCCCGACAAGCTGCGGCATCTGGCCTGA